The genomic region TGGCTTGAAGCCGATGTGCTCAGCGCGGAGGCGCAGGCGCAGATGCAGGCGCTGATCCCGCAGCTTGGCCTGAACCCGCAAGGTGTCACTCTCTCCTCGCTTCTCGGTCCCGATACATATGCCGCGTTCGAGGCGCAAACGGCCGAGCTTGGTGTTCCGGCGGGCAATTTCGAGCCGGTGCAGCCCTGGCTCGCCGGGATCACGCTGGGTGCCATGCAGCTTCAGTCCTTCGGGTTCAACCCGGCGATGGGCGTGGAGGCTGTCCTGAGCGCGCAGGCAAACGCGCAAGGCAAATCCATCGGCTATCTGGAAACGGCTGAAGGCCAGCTGCGTATTCTCGCCGATCTGCCGATGGACATCCAGATCGAGTGGTTGCGGGTGAGCCTGGACGAGATGGGGGATCTGCGCGGTGAGCTGGACCGGATGGTGACGGCCTGGGCCACCGGGGACATGGACATGCTCGACTCCCAGGTGAACGGCTCGATCCGTGATGCCAGCCCGGAGCTGTATGAAGCCCTGATGGTGAACCGCAATCACGACTGGGTGCCTCATATCGAGGCGATGCTTGCCGCGGGCGGCACGCATTTTGTCGCCGTGGGTGCAGGCCATATGCCCGGTGATGACGGGGTCGTCGCATTACTGCAGGCACAAGGTCATACGGTCACCCGGCGCTAACCCCGTCCCATCAATATGCAGATATCGCCCGCCCCAGGGTGTCGACCCCGGGGCGCGCTTCCTGTATGGAGGCCGCCGCATCGGACTTCGCGCACGCTGCAGACAGCGCGTCATCCTCAAGGAGTGCTCAAGATGGCCTACAAGACGATCCAGACCAAAACCGAAGGCCGGGTAGGCGTCATCACGTTTGACCGCCCCGCCGCGCTCAATGCGCTTTGCGACGAGCTGACCACGGAGCTGGCGGCGGCGCTGGAAGCTTTCGAGGCGGACGAGGATATTGGCTGTGTGGTTCTGACGGGCTCTGCCAAGGCGTTTGCAGCCGGCGCTGATATCAAGGAATTGCAGGATCGCGATTTCGTCTCGCTCTACATGCACGACCCCTTCGCCAAGAGCTGGGAGTCGGTGGCGCGTTTCCGCAAGCCGATTATCGCCGCCGTGGCAGGCTATGCGCTGGGTGGCGGCTGCGAGATCGCCATGATGTGCGATTTCATCATCGCTGCAGAGAACGCCAAGTTTGGCCAGCCGGAAATCAATCTGGGCGTGATGCCTGGCGCAGGCGGTACGCAGCGCCTGCCGCGAGCCGTCGGCAAGTCCAAGGCCATGGATCTGTGCCTTACGGGGCGCATGATGAATGCCGAGGAAGCAGAGCGCGCCGGGCTCGTCTCGCGCATCGTGCCGGCTGAAGACCTTCTCGATACGGTGATGGAAGCGGCCGAGACCATTGGTGCCAAATCCCTGCCGATC from Glycocaulis abyssi harbors:
- a CDS encoding enoyl-CoA hydratase, which gives rise to MAYKTIQTKTEGRVGVITFDRPAALNALCDELTTELAAALEAFEADEDIGCVVLTGSAKAFAAGADIKELQDRDFVSLYMHDPFAKSWESVARFRKPIIAAVAGYALGGGCEIAMMCDFIIAAENAKFGQPEINLGVMPGAGGTQRLPRAVGKSKAMDLCLTGRMMNAEEAERAGLVSRIVPAEDLLDTVMEAAETIGAKSLPIAMMTKEAVNMAYEMGLTEGIRFERRVFQSQFATEDQKEGMAAFASKRAAHFRHR
- a CDS encoding TraB/GumN family protein, with the protein product MLKNVIRNAGFAVLGLLAGTGLLSPEHSHATDYATIEASPALWTIEADGATVHLLGTFHLLPDALNWRSDAVNAAFDEADTLWLEADVLSAEAQAQMQALIPQLGLNPQGVTLSSLLGPDTYAAFEAQTAELGVPAGNFEPVQPWLAGITLGAMQLQSFGFNPAMGVEAVLSAQANAQGKSIGYLETAEGQLRILADLPMDIQIEWLRVSLDEMGDLRGELDRMVTAWATGDMDMLDSQVNGSIRDASPELYEALMVNRNHDWVPHIEAMLAAGGTHFVAVGAGHMPGDDGVVALLQAQGHTVTRR